A genomic window from Salvelinus alpinus chromosome 10, SLU_Salpinus.1, whole genome shotgun sequence includes:
- the LOC139531708 gene encoding apoptosis regulator Bcl-2-like isoform X2, translated as MMANENPYNSRFIVEKYIHHKLLKKGFVWGFNPENDSPNNGFGEPSPPNSPEVFARRSQPSAEGVDTDSPLPNRIQQPDRHARLHRVLREAGDEIEIMYQRDFAEMSGQLHFTPSTAQRRFTAVIEELFSDGVNWGRIVAFFEFGGTMCVESVNREMTSQVDNIAHWMTEYLNGPLQNWIQVNGDWVTRLLVMPHTCHHRYAHLCAIRLTWTTSLP; from the exons ATGATGGCAAACGAGAATCCTTATAACAGTCGCTTTATTGTTGAAAAATACATACATCACAAACTGTTGAAGAAGGGATTTGTATGGGGATTTAATCCAGAAAACGATTCCCCAAATAATGGTTTTGGGGAGCCCTCTCCCCCTAACTCCCCCGAAGTTTTTGCACGGAGGTCCCAACCCTCCGCTGAAGGCGTGGACACTGACTCTCCACTCCCAAACAGGATCCAGCAACCGGACCGACATGCCCGGCTCCATAGGGTGCTGCGCGAGGCGGGGGACGAGATTGAAATAATGTATCAGCGGGACTTTGCAGAGATGTCGGGGCAGTTGCATTTTACGCCCAGTACGGCACAGAGAAGGTTTACTGCTGTTATAGAGGAGCTCTTCAGCGACGGTGTAAACTGGGGTCGGATTGTGGCTTTCTTTGAGTTTGGAGGGACAATGTGCGTGGAGAGCGTCAACCGGGAGATGACGTCCCAGGTAGACAACATTGCCCATTGGATGACAGAGTACCTGAACGGACCCCTGCAGAACTGGATCCAGGTGAATGGTGACTGG gtcaccaggctgctcgttatgccgcacacctgtcaccatcgttacgcacacctgtgcgccatcagactcacctggactacatcacttccctga